One region of Camelus bactrianus isolate YW-2024 breed Bactrian camel chromosome 22, ASM4877302v1, whole genome shotgun sequence genomic DNA includes:
- the HK3 gene encoding hexokinase-3, which yields MDSVGPLGLQQGDGAPGCPQEALPCPSNSPELVQECLRQFKVTGAQLRQIQASLLGSMEQALSGQANPAPTVRMLPTYVGSVPHGTEQGDFVVLELGAIGASLRVLWVTLMGTKGHRMEPQSREFVIPQEVMVGPGQQLFDFAARCLSEFLDAFPVGNQGLQLGFSFSFPCHQTGLDKSTLISWTKGFRCSGVEGQDVVQLLRDAIQRQGAYSIDVVAVVNDAVGTMMGCEPGAGPCEVGLVVDTGTNACYMEEARHVAVLDEDRGRVCISVEWGSFSDDGALGPVLTTFDHALDHESLNPGAQRFEKMIGGLYLGELVRLVLAHLAQRGVLFGGCTSPALLSRGGILLEHVAEMEDPSAGAARVHTILQDLGLRPRASDTELVRHVCAAVCTRAAQLCAAALAAVLSRLQRSREQETLQIAVATGGRVFERHPRFLSILQETVMLLAPKCDVSFIPSVDGGGRGVAMVTAVAARLAAHRRLLEETLAPFRLTREQLAAVQAQMREAMARGLRGEASSLRMLPTYVRATPDGSERGDFLALDLGGTNFRVLLVRVATGGVQISSQIYSIPECVAQGSGQQLFDHIVDCIVDFQQKQGLSGQSLPLGFTFSFPCRQLGLDQGILLTWTKGFNASDCEGQDVVCLLREAIRRRQATELNVVAIVNDTVGTMMSCGYEDPRCEVGLIVGTGTNACYMEELRNVASVAGDSGHMCINMEWGAFGDDGSLGMLSTNFDASVDQASINPGKQRFEKMISGMYLGEIVRHVLLHLTSLGVLFRGQPTQRLQTRDIFKTKFLSEIESDSLALRQVRAILEALGLPLTSDDALMVLEVCQAVSQRAAQLCGAGVAAVVEKIRENRGLEELTVSVGVDGTLYKMHPHFSSLVAATVRELAPRCAVTFLQSEDGSGKGAALVTAVACRLAQMTHV from the exons GTGCAGGAGTGCCTGCGGCAGTTCAAGGTGACAGGGGCACAGCTGCGGCAGATCCAAGCCAGCCTCCTGGGCTCCATGGAGCAGGCGCTGAGCGGGCAGGCCAACCCTGCCCCTACTGTCCGGATGCTGCCCACATATGTGGGGTCTGTCCCGCATGGCACTG AGCAAGGAGACTTCGTGGTGCTGGAGCTGGGGGCCATAGGAGCCTCACTGCGTGTTCTATGGGTGACCCTGATGGGCACTAAAGGGCACAGGATGGAGCCCCAGAGCCGGGAGTTTGTGATCCCCCAAGAGGTGATGGTGGGTCCTGGTCAGCAG CTTTTTGACTTTGCCGCCCGCTGCCTGTCTGAGTTCCTGGATGCGTTCCCTGTGGGCAATCAGGGTCTGCAGCTTGGGTTCAGCTTCTCCTTCCCTTGTCACCAGACAGGCCTGGACAAG AGCACACTCATTTCCTGGACCAAAGGTTTTAGGTGCAGTGGTGTGGAAGGTCAGGATGTGGTCCAGCTGCTGCGAGATGCTATCCAGAGGCAGGGG GCCTACAGCATTGACGTGGTTGCCGTGGTGAATGACGCAGTGGGCACCATGATGGGCTGTGAGCCGGGGGCTGGGCCCTGTGAAGTCGGGCTGGTTGTAG ACACTGGCACCAATGCGTGTTACATGGAGGAGGCCCGGCATGTGGCTGTGCTGGATGAGGACCGGGGCCGCGTCTGCATCAGCGTTGAGTGGGGCTCCTTCAGTGATGACGGGGCCCTGGGGCCAGTGCTGACCACTTTTGACCACGCCCTGGACCACGAGTCCCTGAATCCGGGTGCCCAGAG GTTTGAGAAGATGATTGGGGGACTGTACCTGGGTGAGCTGGTGCGGCTGGTGCTGGCTCACCTGGCCCAGCGCGGGGTCCTCTTCGGTGGCTGCACTTCCCCTGCTCTGCTAAGCAGAGGTGGCATCCTCCTGGAACATGTGGCTGAGATGGAGGA TCCCTCTGCTGGGGCAGCCCGTGTGCACACTATCCTGCAGGACTTAGGCCTGCGTCCAAGGGCCTCAGATACTGAGCTCGTGCGGCACGTGTGTGCGGCTGTGTGCACGCGGGCTGCCCAGCTCTGTGCAGCTGCTCTGGCCGCCGTCCTCTCCCGCCTCCAGCGCAGCCGCGAGCAGGAGACACTTCAGATTGCTGTGGCCACTGGAGGCCGAGTGTTTGAGCGACACCCCAG GTTCCTCAGCATTCTGCAGGAGACAGTGATGCTCCTGGCCCCTAAATGTGATGTCTCCTTCATCCCCTCTGTGGATGGGGGCGGCCGGGGCGTGGCAATGGTGACTGCTGTGGCTGCCCGCCTGGCTGCCCACCGGCGCCTGCTGGAGGAGACCCTGGCCCCATTCCGGTTGACCCGTGAGCAGCTGGCAGCGGTGCAGGCACAGATGCGAGAGGCCATGGCCAGGGGGCTCCGTGGAGAGGCCTCCTCCCTCCGCATGCTGCCCACTTACGTCCGGGCCACACCTGATGGCAGCG AACGTGGGGACTTCCTGGCCCTGGACCTGGGGGGCACCAACTTCCGGGTCCTCCTGGTGCGTGTGGCCACGGGAGGTGTGCAGATCTCCAGCCAGATCTACTCTATCCCGGAGTGTGTGGCCCAGGGCTCTGGACAGCAG CTCTTTGACCACATTGTGGACTGCATCGTGGACTTCCAGCAGAAGCAGGGCCTAAGTGGGCAGAGTCTCCCCCTGGGTTTCACCTTCTCCTTCCCATGCAGGCAGCTCGGCCTGGACCAG GGCATCCTCCTGACCTGGACAAAGGGTTTCAATGCATCCGACTGTGAGGGTCAAGACGTCGTGTGCCTGCTGCGGGAAGCTATCAGACGCAGACAG GCAACGGAGCTGAATGTGGTTGCCATTGTCAATGACACGGTGGGGACCATGATGTCCTGTGGCTATGAGGACCCGCGCTGCGAAGTCGGCCTCATCGTTG GAACCGGCACCAATGCCTGCTACATGGAGGAGCTCCGGAATGTGGCGAGCGTGGCCGGGGACTCAGGCCACATGTGCATCAACATGGAGTGGGGTGCCTTTGGGGATGATGGTTCTCTCGGCATGCTCAGCACCAACTTTGATGCAAGTGTGGACCAGGCATCCATCAATCCTGGCAAGCAGAG GTTTGAGAAGATGATCAGCGGCATGTACCTGGGGGAGATCGTCCGCCACGTCCTCTTGCATTTGACCAGCCTTGGAGTTCTCTTCCGGGGCCAGCCGACCCAGCGCCTTCAGACCAGGGACATCTTCAAGACCAAGTTTCTCTCTGAGATTGAAAG TGACAGCCTGGCCCTGAGGCAGGTCCGAGCCATCCTGGAGGCTCTGGGGCTGCCCTTGACCTCAGATGATGCCTTGATGGTCCTGGAGGTGTGTCAGGCCGTGTCCCAGCGGGCCGCCCAGCTTTGTGGGGCAGGTGTGGCTGCCGTGGTGGAGAAGATCCGTGAGAACCGGGGCCTGGAAGAGCTGACCGTATCCGTAGGGGTGGATGGGACCCTCTACAAGATGCACCCCCA CTTCTCCAGTCTGGTGGCAGCCACGGTGCGAGAGCTGGCTCCTCGCTGTGCAGTCACTTTCCTGCAGTCGGAGGATGGGTCTGGCAAAGGTGCTGCCCTGGTCACTGCTGTTGCCTGTCGCCTGGCCCAGATGACCCATGTCTGA